Proteins encoded together in one Streptomyces sp. B1I3 window:
- a CDS encoding SGNH/GDSL hydrolase family protein, translated as MARRIAAGAAYGGGSVGLIGAATVGLVLAEVQLAKRQVGGGTAPVPPSADGRYGVAFAGPADPLRFALLGDSTAAGQGVRRAGQTPGALLASGLAAVAERPVDLRNVASPGARSDDLERQVALVLADPSGVPDVCVIMIGANDVTHRMPATQSVRCLTTAVRRLRTAGAEVVVGTCPDLGTIEPVYQPLRWLARRVSRQLAAAQTIGAVEQGGRTVSLGDLLGPEFEANPRELFGPDNYHPSAEGYATASMAMLPTLCAALGLWPESDHLDGTRREDILPVAKAASQAAREAGTEVTGARAPWALLKHRRRRRLPAHTEPAPHDGTEEGRPAPPGSGATWRSA; from the coding sequence GTGGCACGGCGGATCGCAGCGGGCGCGGCCTACGGCGGCGGCAGCGTCGGGCTGATCGGCGCGGCGACGGTAGGTCTGGTACTGGCCGAGGTGCAGCTGGCGAAACGGCAGGTGGGCGGGGGTACGGCACCGGTTCCGCCGAGCGCCGACGGGCGGTACGGAGTGGCGTTCGCCGGTCCCGCCGATCCGTTGCGCTTCGCGCTGCTGGGGGACTCAACGGCGGCCGGTCAGGGGGTGCGCAGAGCCGGCCAGACGCCGGGGGCGCTCCTGGCGTCCGGGCTGGCGGCGGTGGCCGAACGCCCGGTAGATCTGCGGAACGTGGCCTCTCCGGGAGCTCGCTCCGACGATCTGGAGCGGCAGGTGGCTCTGGTCCTGGCGGATCCGTCGGGGGTGCCGGACGTCTGCGTGATCATGATCGGGGCGAACGACGTGACGCACCGCATGCCGGCCACGCAGTCGGTGCGCTGCCTCACCACGGCCGTCCGGCGGCTGCGCACGGCCGGTGCGGAGGTGGTCGTCGGCACCTGTCCCGATCTGGGCACGATCGAGCCGGTGTACCAGCCGCTGCGGTGGCTGGCCCGGCGGGTGAGCCGGCAACTGGCGGCGGCGCAGACGATCGGCGCGGTGGAGCAGGGCGGGCGGACGGTGTCGCTGGGGGACCTGCTGGGGCCCGAGTTCGAGGCGAACCCCCGGGAGCTGTTCGGCCCCGACAACTACCACCCGTCGGCGGAGGGGTACGCGACGGCGTCGATGGCGATGCTTCCGACGCTGTGCGCGGCGCTGGGCCTGTGGCCCGAGTCCGACCACCTGGACGGGACCCGGCGGGAGGACATACTGCCGGTGGCCAAGGCGGCCTCCCAGGCCGCCCGGGAGGCCGGCACGGAGGTCACGGGCGCGCGGGCGCCCTGGGCCCTGCTCAAGCACCGGCGCCGGCGGAGGCTGCCCGCCCACACGGAACCCGCACCGCACGACGGCACGGAAGAGGGCCGCCCGGCCCCGCCGGGGTCCGGGGCGACGTGGCGGTCCGCGTGA
- a CDS encoding cystathionine beta-synthase, translated as MQFHDSMISLVGNTPLVRLRNVTAGIQATVLAKVEYFNPGGSVKDRIALRMIEAAEQSGELKPGGTIVEPTSGNTGVGLAIVAQQKGYKCIFVCPDKVSTDKINVLRAYGAEVVVCPTAVDPEHPDSYYNVSDRLVRETPGAWKPDQYSNPNNPRSHYETTGPELWEQTDGRITHFVTGVGTGGTITGTGRYLKEVSENRVQVIGADPEGSVYSGGSGRPYLVEGVGEDFWPSAYDRTVTDEIVAVSDKDSFRMTRRLAKEEGLLVGGSCGMAVVAALEVAERLGPEDVVVVLLPDSGRGYMSKIFNDEWMADYGFLEDAGPSAQVGAVLDFKEGPIPSLVHMHPEETVGEAIDVLREYGVSQMPIVKPGAGHPDVMAAEVIGSVVERQLLDALFTQRASLSDPLERHMSPPLPQVGSGEPVEDLMAVLSGTDGADAAIVLVEGKPKGVVSRQDLLAFLAKDAAPKQ; from the coding sequence GTGCAATTCCACGATTCGATGATCAGTCTTGTCGGCAACACCCCGCTGGTGAGGCTGCGCAATGTGACGGCAGGCATTCAGGCGACGGTCCTGGCCAAGGTCGAGTACTTCAACCCAGGCGGGTCGGTGAAGGACCGCATCGCGCTGCGCATGATCGAGGCGGCCGAGCAGAGCGGCGAGCTGAAGCCCGGCGGCACGATCGTCGAGCCGACCAGTGGCAACACGGGCGTCGGCCTGGCCATCGTCGCCCAGCAGAAGGGCTACAAGTGCATCTTCGTCTGCCCGGACAAGGTGTCGACCGACAAGATCAACGTCCTGCGCGCGTACGGCGCCGAGGTCGTCGTCTGCCCGACGGCCGTCGACCCCGAGCACCCGGACTCCTACTACAACGTCTCCGACCGCCTGGTCCGTGAGACGCCGGGGGCCTGGAAGCCCGACCAGTACTCCAACCCGAACAATCCGCGCTCCCACTACGAGACCACGGGCCCCGAGCTCTGGGAGCAGACGGACGGGAGGATCACCCACTTCGTCACGGGCGTCGGCACCGGCGGCACGATCACCGGTACGGGCCGCTACCTCAAGGAGGTCAGCGAGAACCGGGTGCAGGTCATCGGCGCCGACCCGGAGGGCTCGGTCTACTCGGGCGGCTCCGGACGGCCGTACCTCGTCGAGGGGGTCGGGGAGGACTTCTGGCCGAGTGCCTACGACCGTACGGTCACCGACGAGATCGTCGCCGTCTCCGACAAGGACTCCTTCCGGATGACGCGCCGCCTCGCCAAGGAGGAGGGGCTGCTCGTCGGCGGTTCCTGCGGCATGGCGGTGGTCGCGGCGCTGGAGGTGGCCGAGCGGCTCGGTCCCGAGGACGTGGTGGTCGTCCTGCTGCCGGACAGCGGACGCGGATACATGAGCAAGATCTTCAACGACGAGTGGATGGCCGACTACGGTTTCCTGGAGGACGCCGGCCCGTCCGCTCAGGTCGGTGCCGTCCTCGACTTCAAAGAGGGCCCGATCCCCTCGCTCGTCCACATGCACCCGGAGGAGACGGTCGGCGAGGCCATCGACGTGCTGCGCGAATACGGCGTCTCCCAGATGCCGATCGTGAAGCCGGGCGCCGGACACCCGGACGTGATGGCCGCGGAGGTCATCGGCTCCGTCGTCGAGCGGCAGCTCCTGGACGCCCTGTTCACCCAGCGGGCCTCGCTCTCCGACCCCCTGGAGCGGCACATGTCGCCCCCGCTGCCGCAGGTCGGTTCCGGCGAACCGGTCGAGGACCTGATGGCCGTGCTCAGTGGCACGGACGGCGCCGACGCGGCGATCGTCCTCGTCGAGGGCAAGCCGAAGGGCGTCGTGAGCAGGCAGGACCTGCTGGCCTTCCTCGCCAAGGACGCGGCGCCCAAGCAGTGA
- a CDS encoding thioredoxin domain-containing protein codes for MIPANTRGPGGVVVRYGSDDAAHVLSVYADLRCPYCKRMELGLGAVMERAADDGRFAVDHHFGTFLDDSAGGTGSMEALAALGAAVDVGPEPFMHYLRALYADQPSEDEDSFADRANLLRLADEVEALHTDDFREKVLEGKYLPWAAQVSLAFENSGIRSTPTVLIDRTPVAVINAMGYAVTPEAFLAEVTPL; via the coding sequence ATGATCCCAGCCAATACGAGAGGCCCCGGCGGCGTCGTCGTCCGCTACGGGAGCGACGACGCCGCGCACGTGCTGAGCGTCTACGCCGATCTGCGCTGCCCCTACTGCAAGCGCATGGAGCTCGGCCTCGGTGCCGTGATGGAGCGGGCGGCCGACGACGGGCGGTTCGCGGTGGACCACCACTTCGGCACGTTCCTCGACGACTCGGCCGGCGGGACCGGCTCCATGGAGGCGCTGGCCGCCCTGGGCGCCGCCGTCGACGTGGGCCCCGAGCCGTTCATGCACTACCTGCGCGCCCTGTACGCCGATCAGCCCAGTGAGGACGAGGACTCCTTCGCCGACCGCGCCAACCTGCTGCGCCTGGCCGACGAGGTCGAGGCCCTGCACACGGACGACTTCCGGGAGAAGGTGCTGGAGGGGAAGTACCTGCCCTGGGCAGCACAGGTGTCACTGGCCTTCGAGAACAGCGGCATCCGGTCCACCCCGACGGTACTGATCGACCGCACGCCGGTCGCGGTCATCAACGCCATGGGGTACGCGGTCACTCCGGAGGCCTTCCTGGCGGAGGTGACGCCCCTCTGA
- a CDS encoding MurR/RpiR family transcriptional regulator: MSGSSPAARLQGLFEGRRLTPTQRRIAHSMVRRAADAPFLSSVELAELAGVSQPSVTRFAVALGFDGYPALRRHLREVAPDGSESGTGGDEDVNEYQQAVRAEIENLRHLADLLADPAPVERAGRLLAGSRPLLVLGLRAASSQARGFGYFAAKVHPDVRVLDEGGSMVHDRIDAARRAGASVLLCFALPRHPREVVDALAYAREQGLTVVTVADSAFAPVAVHSDLLIPAAVGTGLAFDTACAPMLLGRVLLEAMCDGLPEAQARLEEFDARAAARGLFVE, encoded by the coding sequence ATGAGCGGGAGCAGCCCGGCCGCGCGGTTGCAGGGGCTCTTCGAGGGGCGCAGGCTCACGCCCACCCAGCGGCGGATCGCGCACTCCATGGTGCGGCGGGCCGCCGACGCCCCGTTCCTGTCCAGCGTGGAGCTGGCCGAGCTGGCCGGGGTGAGCCAGCCGTCGGTCACCCGGTTCGCCGTGGCCCTCGGCTTCGACGGTTATCCGGCTCTCCGCAGGCACCTGCGGGAGGTCGCTCCGGACGGGTCGGAGAGCGGTACGGGCGGGGACGAGGACGTCAACGAGTACCAGCAGGCCGTGCGGGCCGAGATCGAGAATCTGCGGCACCTGGCCGACCTGCTCGCCGACCCGGCGCCGGTGGAGCGGGCAGGCAGGCTGCTCGCCGGATCACGGCCGCTGCTCGTCCTCGGCCTGCGGGCCGCGTCCTCACAGGCTCGGGGCTTCGGGTACTTCGCCGCCAAGGTGCATCCGGACGTACGGGTGCTCGACGAGGGCGGCAGCATGGTCCACGACCGTATCGACGCGGCCCGCCGTGCGGGAGCGAGCGTGCTGCTGTGCTTCGCGCTGCCACGGCATCCCCGCGAGGTCGTCGACGCGCTGGCCTACGCCCGGGAGCAGGGGCTGACGGTCGTGACCGTCGCCGATTCGGCGTTCGCCCCGGTGGCCGTCCACAGCGACCTGCTGATCCCGGCCGCCGTGGGGACCGGGCTCGCCTTCGACACCGCGTGCGCGCCGATGCTGCTGGGGCGGGTGCTGCTGGAGGCCATGTGCGACGGGCTGCCCGAGGCGCAGGCCCGGCTGGAGGAGTTCGACGCGAGGGCCGCCGCGAGAGGACTGTTCGTCGAGTGA
- a CDS encoding roadblock/LC7 domain-containing protein: MVPEAEVQDVLDELQRLRARVPLLAGALAATTDGLVVAQDTPGIEAEGVAALTAAALGVSTRMTDATGRGGFRELLIRGATGYIATYAAGSSAVLTLLAEDRINVGRLHLEGRRAGARIGEVVDAALERADPAPPTRPPQSRALPRRSIAPDHP; the protein is encoded by the coding sequence ATGGTGCCCGAGGCCGAAGTACAGGATGTCCTCGACGAGCTCCAGCGGTTACGGGCCCGGGTACCACTTCTGGCGGGAGCCCTCGCCGCCACCACCGACGGCCTGGTGGTGGCCCAGGACACCCCTGGCATCGAGGCGGAGGGGGTCGCCGCACTGACCGCCGCCGCACTCGGCGTGTCGACCCGGATGACGGACGCCACCGGACGCGGCGGCTTCCGCGAACTCCTGATCCGCGGCGCGACCGGCTACATCGCGACGTACGCGGCCGGCTCGTCCGCCGTTCTGACCCTGCTGGCCGAGGACCGCATCAACGTCGGCCGGCTGCACCTGGAGGGCCGCAGGGCCGGCGCGCGGATCGGCGAAGTGGTCGACGCCGCACTCGAACGCGCCGACCCGGCGCCGCCCACGCGCCCCCCGCAGTCCCGGGCCCTGCCCCGCCGCAGCATCGCACCGGATCACCCATGA